The Paenibacillus macerans genome includes a window with the following:
- a CDS encoding LCP family protein — protein sequence MKIPKKLVISILMLVLVLCGSTLWLYLKFEPSRHFRSADIPVLASPSSVPEAKANEGVNPNAGLSGTDGRPEAGGLGGNEGNAQNEGAVKKAAGSFNILLLATDARAAEASRTDVLMLVHVNPKNGSVHLLSIPRDTRVRLPGIGLTKINHAHAMAEARGKSAHAGTEAAIQAVSNLCGCSINYYVKTDFAGFEHFVDTIGGIDIELDSPVRLTYHHLTLPAGNQHWDGQTALRFVRERKSLPDGDNARQQNQALVLKAIAQKLLVPDNLSRLPDLANQALKDFLDTNLTKSDMISLAWMAKNIEAADIGYTQFPGNSGKAYDPLVKTDLYYWMPDMAAWEQMSGEVLGD from the coding sequence ATGAAAATACCCAAAAAACTGGTCATATCGATATTGATGCTGGTGCTTGTCCTGTGCGGAAGCACGCTATGGCTGTACTTGAAATTCGAGCCGTCCCGGCATTTTCGCAGCGCTGATATCCCGGTGTTGGCTTCGCCTTCGTCCGTCCCGGAAGCGAAAGCGAACGAAGGCGTAAATCCAAACGCCGGCCTTTCCGGCACAGATGGCCGCCCGGAAGCCGGCGGCCTTGGCGGCAACGAAGGAAACGCCCAAAACGAAGGGGCCGTTAAAAAAGCGGCCGGCAGCTTCAACATCCTGCTGCTGGCGACGGATGCGCGAGCCGCAGAAGCCTCCCGGACCGATGTGCTAATGCTGGTTCACGTCAATCCGAAAAACGGTTCCGTCCATCTGTTGTCGATTCCCAGGGACACCCGGGTCCGCCTGCCGGGCATCGGCCTGACCAAAATCAACCACGCCCACGCGATGGCGGAAGCGCGCGGCAAAAGCGCTCACGCCGGCACCGAAGCGGCGATCCAAGCGGTTAGCAATCTTTGCGGATGCTCCATCAACTATTACGTCAAAACCGATTTTGCAGGGTTCGAGCATTTCGTCGACACGATCGGCGGCATCGACATTGAGCTCGATTCCCCCGTCCGGCTGACCTATCACCATTTGACGCTGCCCGCCGGCAACCAGCATTGGGACGGCCAAACGGCGCTTCGCTTCGTCCGGGAGCGCAAATCGCTGCCGGACGGGGACAACGCCCGCCAGCAAAACCAGGCGCTGGTGCTCAAAGCGATCGCGCAAAAGCTGCTCGTCCCCGACAACCTGTCCCGGCTGCCCGACTTGGCCAACCAGGCGCTGAAGGACTTTCTCGACACGAATCTCACCAAAAGCGATATGATCAGCCTCGCCTGGATGGCCAAAAATATCGAAGCCGCCGACATCGGCTATACTCAGTTTCCGGGCAACAGCGGCAAAGCCTACGATCCGCTTGTGAAGACCGATCTGTATTATTGGATGCCGGATATGGCGGCCTGGGAGCAAATGTCCGGCGAAGTTTTGGGGGATTAA
- a CDS encoding NAD-dependent epimerase/dehydratase family protein → MKVLVTGGAGFIGRHTVELLVAQGDQVVVVDRAAAVRNLGRDKSVTVYQLDIVSEELEHVFALERPDSVIHLAAQISVQRSLQKPLDDAETNIMGTIRLLQLCARYEVRKIIYASSAAVYGNPREVPVKETHATEPLSCYGVSKLVAEMYIQSFAGRYNLDYSILRYANVYGIRETRTGEDGVLTAFVERMIAGLPLEVYGDGSQTRDFIYVKDVAAANAAALRTGSRQVMNISSGTGISLLEAVDVLRELSGRNVSPQHRPPQSGDIEHSVLDNGKARDVLWWQPAYSFYAGLQEMVEFEAEARKNPLLVQRVGTAAEDGAEYTETSVG, encoded by the coding sequence ATGAAAGTGTTAGTAACTGGGGGAGCGGGATTTATTGGGCGGCATACGGTAGAACTTCTTGTGGCGCAAGGAGACCAAGTGGTGGTGGTCGACCGGGCCGCGGCGGTCAGGAACCTGGGCAGGGACAAGTCGGTGACCGTGTATCAGCTGGATATCGTGTCGGAGGAGCTGGAGCATGTTTTTGCCTTAGAACGGCCGGACTCCGTCATTCACCTCGCGGCGCAGATCAGCGTCCAACGCTCCTTGCAAAAACCGCTGGACGATGCGGAAACGAACATTATGGGGACGATCCGGCTCCTTCAGCTGTGCGCGCGTTACGAGGTGCGGAAAATCATCTACGCTTCATCCGCCGCGGTTTACGGCAATCCGCGGGAGGTTCCCGTCAAGGAAACGCATGCGACGGAGCCGTTGTCCTGTTACGGCGTCTCCAAGCTGGTCGCGGAAATGTACATCCAGTCTTTTGCCGGGCGGTACAATTTGGATTATTCCATTCTCCGGTATGCCAACGTCTACGGAATACGCGAAACCCGGACCGGGGAGGACGGGGTGCTCACGGCGTTCGTGGAACGCATGATAGCGGGGCTGCCGCTCGAAGTGTACGGGGACGGCAGCCAGACGCGCGACTTTATTTATGTAAAGGATGTGGCGGCGGCCAACGCGGCGGCGCTGCGCACCGGGTCCCGGCAGGTCATGAACATCAGCAGCGGCACCGGGATTTCCCTCCTGGAAGCCGTCGACGTTCTCAGGGAGCTGAGCGGGAGAAACGTATCACCGCAGCACCGCCCCCCGCAATCGGGCGATATCGAGCATAGCGTGCTGGATAACGGCAAAGCCCGCGACGTGTTGTGGTGGCAGCCGGCTTACTCGTTTTATGCCGGGCTGCAGGAAATGGTGGAGTTCGAAGCGGAAGCGCGCAAAAACCCGCTGCTCGTTCAACGCGTCGGCACCGCCGCCGAGGATGGCGCCGAGTATACCGAAACTTCGGTTGGCTGA
- a CDS encoding sugar transferase: MIKLYRSRGMKVVLWLLDGLMVYAGCLLAERLLVLAGRAFPLVAVQEAFFRNAPWLVLFTIVTYYFFNLYDLAGRRKPSQFLFNLVLAQLFIAAELIVFGYGTRSFFLPPWLLFVTFFVQLLLSFGLRLLLFFVQSQGIGRKRTLVVIGPGSPSDLTTLHKIMLKGKPCFHIERIIQSAEAGERLPEHVWTGIEALIVGPGLPSPAKAEWVRLAGRRNVEVVMIPDFYELYLADAEPQQIDDLLVYSLMPPHLSLPERLVKRLFDLLVSGLLLLAASPVMLFMFAAIPLTSKGKALYVQERVGLAEKPFPLYKFRSMVEDAEGMTGPVLAGRDDPRITRLGRFMRSTRIDELPQLFNVLLGQMSLVGPRPERAFFINRFKEELPHYTYRMMVKPGLTGYAQVMAGYASTPSDKLRYDLMYIKRYSLLLDIQILFQTIRVILQREQAKGVEHPAPSPAPLPVAPPPMASSSSFEGTS, translated from the coding sequence TTGATTAAACTGTATCGGAGCAGGGGAATGAAGGTGGTGTTATGGCTGCTGGACGGCCTGATGGTTTATGCCGGCTGTTTGCTTGCCGAGCGGCTGCTGGTACTGGCGGGCAGAGCCTTCCCGCTTGTTGCGGTCCAGGAGGCCTTTTTCCGCAATGCCCCGTGGCTTGTGCTGTTTACGATCGTGACATACTATTTTTTTAATTTGTATGATTTGGCCGGGCGGCGCAAACCATCGCAGTTTTTGTTCAATCTCGTATTGGCCCAGCTGTTTATCGCGGCCGAACTGATCGTTTTCGGGTATGGGACGCGGTCGTTTTTTTTGCCGCCGTGGCTGCTGTTTGTGACTTTTTTTGTACAATTGCTGCTGTCGTTTGGTCTGAGGCTGCTGTTGTTTTTTGTACAGAGTCAGGGCATCGGCCGCAAACGGACGTTGGTCGTCATCGGCCCCGGCTCGCCTTCGGACTTGACCACTCTGCACAAAATCATGCTCAAAGGCAAACCTTGCTTCCACATTGAACGGATCATCCAAAGTGCCGAGGCGGGGGAGAGGCTGCCGGAGCACGTCTGGACGGGCATCGAAGCGCTGATCGTCGGCCCCGGTCTGCCTTCCCCGGCGAAAGCGGAATGGGTCCGACTGGCCGGGCGGAGAAATGTGGAGGTCGTCATGATTCCGGACTTTTATGAGCTGTATTTGGCCGACGCCGAGCCGCAGCAAATCGACGATCTGCTTGTCTATTCGCTGATGCCGCCGCATCTTTCGCTGCCGGAGCGGCTCGTCAAGCGCCTGTTCGACCTGCTGGTCTCCGGGCTGCTGCTGCTGGCGGCCTCCCCCGTCATGCTGTTCATGTTTGCGGCGATTCCGCTGACATCCAAAGGCAAAGCGCTGTACGTGCAGGAGCGCGTCGGGCTTGCGGAAAAGCCTTTCCCGCTCTATAAATTCCGCAGCATGGTGGAAGACGCCGAGGGGATGACCGGCCCCGTGCTGGCGGGGCGGGACGATCCCCGGATCACGCGGCTGGGCCGGTTCATGCGGTCTACCCGCATCGACGAGCTGCCGCAGCTGTTCAACGTGCTGCTTGGGCAGATGAGCCTGGTTGGCCCCCGGCCGGAGCGGGCGTTTTTCATCAACCGGTTCAAGGAGGAGCTGCCCCACTATACATACCGCATGATGGTCAAACCCGGGCTGACCGGTTACGCCCAGGTGATGGCCGGCTATGCGTCCACGCCGTCCGACAAGCTTCGCTACGATCTGATGTACATCAAACGATACTCGCTGCTGCTCGATATCCAGATTTTGTTCCAGACGATCCGGGTCATTCTTCAGCGCGAGCAGGCAAAGGGGGTGGAGCATCCGGCGCCGTCGCCCGCTCCGTTGCCGGTGGCGCCGCCGCCTATGGCTTCGTCCTCATCGTTTGAGGGAACTTCATAG
- a CDS encoding glycosyltransferase family 4 protein produces MSGKAAYVATVYAHLAAFHLPFMRDLESRGFEVHAYAAPDHCRDELLGAGFVCRDLPFSRRPLTSGNFKALLELAKWMRRERYELVHVHTPNAGVICRLAAAWAGGGKVLYTAHGFHFYSGAPWRNWLLYYPLERLMARFTDVLITINREDYERAARFPVRGKAAYLPGVGVDLGEFAPASAAEAARLRRELGLAPGDFAILCIAELNGNKNQRQLLEALRELRGRAVPAVLLLAGTGGRERHYRQLAEDLGLREAVRFLGYRKDIPQLLQAADVLVLSSRREGLPRALLEGLAAGKPLVATDVRGSRDLAVPGHNGYLVPVGDARAAAEALAELYEHPGLRRRMGAASRILAAEYDLDRVRRELAGIYAEAEGKGNGKGNVRVPARHDAQPLRTGAGEKEGSL; encoded by the coding sequence ATGAGCGGCAAAGCGGCTTATGTCGCGACCGTTTACGCCCACTTGGCCGCGTTCCACCTGCCGTTTATGCGGGATTTGGAAAGCCGCGGCTTTGAGGTGCACGCCTATGCGGCTCCCGATCACTGCCGCGACGAATTGCTTGGGGCGGGCTTTGTCTGCCGCGATCTTCCGTTCAGCCGCCGGCCGCTTACGTCCGGCAACTTCAAGGCGCTGCTTGAACTCGCGAAATGGATGCGGCGTGAGCGGTACGAGTTGGTCCACGTCCATACCCCGAACGCCGGCGTCATCTGCCGGCTGGCGGCGGCTTGGGCCGGCGGCGGCAAGGTTCTGTACACCGCGCACGGGTTCCACTTTTACAGCGGCGCGCCGTGGCGGAATTGGCTGCTTTATTATCCGCTGGAGCGCTTGATGGCTCGTTTTACGGACGTGCTGATTACGATCAACCGGGAGGATTACGAACGCGCCGCCCGTTTTCCGGTTCGCGGAAAGGCTGCGTATTTGCCGGGCGTCGGCGTCGATCTTGGGGAGTTTGCCCCGGCCTCCGCCGCCGAGGCGGCGCGGCTGCGCCGGGAGCTGGGCCTTGCGCCGGGAGACTTTGCGATTCTTTGCATCGCCGAGCTGAACGGCAACAAAAACCAGCGGCAGCTGCTGGAGGCTTTGCGGGAGCTGCGCGGGCGGGCGGTTCCCGCCGTCCTGCTGCTGGCGGGAACCGGCGGCCGGGAGCGCCATTACCGGCAGCTTGCGGAGGATCTCGGACTGCGGGAAGCGGTTCGTTTCCTCGGTTACCGCAAGGATATTCCGCAGCTGCTTCAGGCCGCCGACGTGCTGGTGCTTTCGTCCCGCCGGGAAGGGCTGCCGCGCGCGCTGCTCGAAGGCCTGGCGGCAGGCAAACCGCTGGTGGCCACGGACGTGCGGGGCAGCCGGGATTTGGCCGTCCCGGGGCACAACGGCTATCTCGTTCCGGTAGGGGACGCCCGGGCCGCCGCGGAGGCCTTGGCCGAGCTGTATGAGCATCCCGGGCTGCGGCGGCGGATGGGCGCAGCCAGCCGGATACTGGCCGCGGAGTACGATCTGGATAGGGTGCGCCGGGAACTGGCCGGAATTTATGCTGAAGCGGAAGGAAAAGGGAATGGGAAAGGGAATGTCCGCGTCCCCGCACGGCATGATGCGCAGCCGCTGCGGACCGGCGCCGGGGAAAAGGAGGGGAGCCTTTGA
- a CDS encoding hemolysin family protein, giving the protein MDSDRLLVLNLVLVVILIALTAFFVAVEFAIVRVRGSRVDQLIAEGRKNALAVKTVTTHLDGYLSACQLGITITALGLGWLGEPTVEKILHPLFHSLHVPDTLSSALSFIIAFVVITYLHVVVGELAPKTMAIRKSEEIALLTAKPLILFTKIMRPFIWALNGSANQLVRLFGIKPASEHEEAHSEEELQIIINESFESGKINQSEYGYVSRIFAFDNLLAKEIMVPRTDMVCLYTDKSRQENLEIIKEQQYTRFPVVEGSKDNVIGIINTKQFFLAHESNPNLDIASILQPVMAVSEVMPVNELLKKMQQEGTHIAILIDEYGGTAGLVTIEDILEEIVGEIRDEFDKEEEEPVVQLSDTHVIAQGTVTVNQINELLLTDLSTEEVDTIGGWLFGMNPGMDVGETLEHEDLTFKLLEKEPHRFRKLEIVKRAAVEAR; this is encoded by the coding sequence ATGGACAGTGACAGGCTTTTGGTGTTGAATTTGGTATTGGTCGTAATCCTTATCGCTTTAACGGCATTTTTCGTGGCGGTAGAGTTTGCGATTGTTCGTGTTCGGGGCAGCAGGGTGGATCAATTGATCGCCGAGGGACGCAAAAACGCGCTCGCGGTCAAAACGGTAACGACCCATCTGGACGGCTATCTATCCGCCTGCCAATTGGGGATTACGATCACCGCGCTCGGACTCGGGTGGCTCGGGGAGCCTACGGTGGAGAAGATACTGCATCCGCTGTTCCACAGCCTCCATGTACCTGATACACTAAGCAGTGCGCTATCTTTTATCATCGCTTTTGTAGTTATCACTTATTTGCACGTCGTTGTGGGTGAACTGGCGCCAAAAACGATGGCCATCCGCAAATCCGAGGAAATCGCCTTGCTTACGGCCAAACCGTTGATCCTGTTTACCAAAATCATGCGCCCGTTTATTTGGGCCTTGAACGGATCGGCGAACCAGCTCGTGCGCTTGTTCGGCATCAAACCGGCTTCCGAGCATGAAGAGGCCCACTCCGAGGAAGAGCTGCAAATCATCATTAATGAAAGCTTTGAAAGCGGCAAAATCAATCAAAGCGAATACGGCTACGTAAGCCGGATTTTTGCCTTCGACAACTTGCTGGCCAAAGAAATTATGGTCCCCCGCACCGACATGGTGTGCTTATATACAGACAAGTCGCGGCAGGAAAATCTCGAAATTATCAAAGAGCAGCAATACACCCGATTCCCTGTCGTCGAAGGAAGCAAAGACAACGTCATCGGGATCATCAATACGAAACAGTTTTTCCTCGCCCACGAGAGCAACCCGAATCTGGATATCGCTTCGATCCTGCAGCCGGTCATGGCCGTCTCGGAAGTGATGCCGGTCAACGAGCTGCTCAAAAAAATGCAGCAGGAAGGTACTCACATCGCCATACTGATCGACGAATACGGGGGTACGGCCGGACTGGTAACGATTGAGGACATTCTCGAGGAAATCGTCGGGGAAATCCGCGACGAATTCGATAAAGAGGAAGAAGAGCCGGTCGTGCAGCTCAGCGACACCCATGTCATCGCCCAGGGAACGGTAACGGTTAACCAGATTAACGAGCTGCTGCTCACCGATCTCAGCACCGAGGAAGTCGATACGATCGGCGGCTGGCTGTTCGGGATGAACCCCGGCATGGACGTCGGCGAAACGCTGGAGCACGAGGATTTGACCTTTAAGCTGCTGGAAAAAGAACCGCACCGGTTCCGCAAGCTGGAAATCGTAAAAAGGGCCGCGGTAGAGGCCAGATAG
- a CDS encoding NAD(P)/FAD-dependent oxidoreductase: MSKYDAIVVGAGPAGIFACYELTRKAPHWKVLLVDKGHDIYRRRCPILEEKITLCPPPAGKKEYAGCLPACSITAGFGGAGAYSDGKFNITTEFGGWLSDYIAPSQVLELIKYVDAVNLEHGATTNITDPLTEAVRGIEQRGYAAGLKLLRAQVRHLGTEQNLEILKSIYEYLNTRIDMMFKAEVEDLITVKSDGGHQVCGIQLKSGETHEADLVMVAPGRDGSAWLTDILKKRRLKMTNNQVDVGVRVETSDVVMLEINEHLYEGKFIYNTSVGTRVRTFCSNPSGHVVVENHSGVMAANGHSFKDPALGSQNTNFALLVSHKFTEPFDKPNEYAREICQRANDLSNGGVIVQKYGDILRGRRSTAGRIAEGFLEPTLKEAVPGDLGLVLPYNTMKSLIEMVEALDKVTPGIASEHTLFYGVEAKFYSARPKLTESLETEIGGLFCGGDGAGITRGLAQAGAAGVWIARGMLKKAGV, encoded by the coding sequence ATGAGTAAATACGATGCAATTGTGGTTGGGGCCGGGCCGGCGGGGATTTTTGCCTGTTATGAACTGACGCGGAAGGCGCCTCACTGGAAGGTGCTTCTGGTGGATAAGGGGCACGATATTTACCGCCGCCGCTGTCCGATTTTGGAGGAGAAAATTACGCTTTGCCCGCCTCCGGCCGGAAAAAAAGAGTACGCCGGCTGCCTGCCGGCCTGTTCGATTACGGCCGGGTTTGGCGGAGCGGGAGCGTACAGCGACGGAAAGTTCAACATTACGACCGAATTCGGCGGCTGGCTGAGCGATTATATCGCTCCTTCCCAAGTGCTGGAGCTGATCAAATACGTCGATGCGGTCAATTTGGAGCACGGCGCCACGACGAACATCACCGACCCGCTGACCGAAGCGGTGCGCGGAATCGAGCAGCGCGGATACGCCGCGGGGCTGAAGCTGCTGCGGGCGCAGGTCCGCCATTTGGGGACGGAACAAAACCTCGAAATTCTGAAATCGATCTACGAGTATTTGAACACCCGGATCGACATGATGTTCAAGGCGGAGGTGGAGGACCTGATCACGGTTAAATCCGACGGGGGCCATCAAGTTTGCGGAATTCAGCTTAAATCGGGGGAGACGCACGAGGCCGATCTGGTCATGGTCGCTCCCGGACGGGACGGCTCCGCCTGGTTGACGGACATTTTGAAGAAACGCCGCTTGAAAATGACCAACAACCAGGTGGATGTCGGGGTGCGCGTGGAAACGTCGGACGTGGTCATGCTCGAGATTAACGAGCATCTGTACGAAGGGAAATTCATTTACAACACTTCGGTCGGCACGCGGGTGCGCACGTTTTGCAGCAATCCGTCCGGGCATGTGGTCGTCGAAAACCACAGCGGGGTTATGGCCGCCAACGGCCATTCGTTTAAAGACCCTGCGCTCGGTTCGCAAAACACGAACTTTGCCCTGCTCGTTTCGCACAAGTTTACCGAACCGTTCGATAAGCCCAACGAATATGCGCGGGAGATTTGCCAGCGGGCCAACGACCTGTCCAATGGCGGAGTCATCGTGCAAAAATACGGCGACATTCTCCGGGGCCGCCGCTCTACCGCCGGCCGCATTGCCGAAGGTTTTCTCGAGCCGACGCTCAAAGAGGCCGTGCCTGGCGACCTTGGCCTCGTGCTGCCGTACAATACGATGAAAAGCCTGATCGAAATGGTCGAAGCGCTCGATAAAGTAACGCCGGGGATCGCCTCCGAGCATACGCTGTTTTACGGCGTGGAAGCGAAGTTTTATTCCGCCCGCCCGAAGCTGACCGAGTCGCTGGAAACGGAAATCGGCGGCTTATTCTGCGGCGGCGACGGAGCGGGCATCACCCGCGGGCTGGCTCAGGCCGGCGCGGCGGGCGTCTGGATCGCGCGCGGCATGCTGAAAAAGGCGGGGGTTTAG
- a CDS encoding right-handed parallel beta-helix repeat-containing protein: MPFGNGGKPGRFSRRSKRPRWNTKLAVLALLGLAVCLAPAICRLQATFTAPTAVLNVKDAGAKGDGIADDTEAFRQTLRLAADLSRGAEVIVPAGTYLLRPDQPLPLGNHVSVRGQGSPVLKFAAAPDAGHGFEAINIAGRDIRLEGLVIDGGYRLNRGIGIHTGSSDVRITGSVIRHFGPSDDPQSPLFNSVVSGLMIYGGTEQITIRGCTITGIAAAHHPPVARGIMVWSEPGKPFARFVNITGNVISHITPREDADGIFFDKPPAESPLSRSVIEGNLIHHAAKRGIKISAPGVTVTRNRITNSFSGDNRYLFPPDDPLPQDMYSAISVYASYVTVSGNSIGGTGSYYAAIEADAGPLHDLVIENNKISGGTAAFRQNTSGIRLGEVRRFRITGNTISQVEKGIRLSPEAEAEKRKGTGKIADNSIADDNVAEPPE; the protein is encoded by the coding sequence ATGCCTTTCGGGAACGGGGGCAAGCCGGGCCGGTTCAGCCGCCGAAGCAAACGGCCGCGATGGAATACGAAATTGGCCGTGTTGGCGCTGCTTGGCCTGGCCGTTTGCCTGGCGCCGGCGATCTGCCGCCTGCAAGCAACGTTCACTGCGCCTACGGCCGTATTGAACGTCAAGGATGCCGGAGCCAAAGGAGACGGTATCGCCGACGATACCGAGGCGTTTCGGCAAACGCTGCGTTTGGCCGCTGACTTAAGTCGCGGCGCCGAAGTGATCGTTCCGGCGGGAACCTACCTGCTGCGGCCGGATCAACCGCTGCCGCTCGGCAACCATGTGTCCGTACGCGGACAGGGGAGTCCGGTGCTGAAATTCGCCGCCGCGCCCGATGCCGGACACGGCTTCGAAGCCATCAATATTGCCGGCCGGGACATCCGCCTGGAAGGTCTGGTTATCGACGGCGGTTACCGCCTCAACCGCGGCATCGGCATCCATACCGGCTCGTCCGACGTACGGATCACCGGCAGCGTCATTCGGCATTTCGGCCCTTCGGACGATCCGCAAAGCCCGCTTTTCAACTCCGTTGTTTCCGGCCTGATGATTTATGGCGGCACCGAACAGATCACAATCCGAGGCTGCACGATTACCGGCATCGCAGCGGCCCACCATCCTCCGGTGGCGCGCGGGATCATGGTCTGGAGCGAACCCGGCAAGCCGTTTGCCCGGTTCGTCAACATCACCGGCAACGTCATTTCGCATATTACGCCGCGGGAGGACGCGGATGGAATATTTTTTGACAAGCCGCCCGCCGAATCGCCGTTATCCCGCTCCGTCATCGAAGGCAACCTCATCCACCACGCCGCCAAACGGGGGATAAAAATCTCCGCACCGGGGGTAACCGTCACCCGCAACCGTATAACCAATTCTTTTTCCGGCGATAACCGCTACTTGTTTCCGCCGGACGATCCGCTTCCGCAGGATATGTATTCGGCCATTTCCGTTTATGCCAGCTATGTGACCGTGTCGGGCAATTCGATCGGCGGAACGGGCAGCTACTACGCGGCGATTGAAGCCGATGCCGGGCCGCTGCATGATCTCGTCATCGAAAACAACAAAATTTCCGGCGGCACCGCGGCTTTCCGGCAAAATACGAGCGGAATCCGCCTGGGCGAGGTCCGCCGCTTCCGCATCACAGGGAACACGATCAGCCAGGTGGAAAAGGGAATCCGCCTGTCCCCGGAGGCGGAAGCGGAAAAGCGCAAGGGAACGGGAAAAATTGCGGACAATAGCATCGCAGACGATAATGTCGCGGAACCCCCGGAATAG
- a CDS encoding VOC family protein, which produces MAFQAKSTFINLPVKDLQKTMDFFGKIGFEFNLQFTDDKATCMIINDTTYAMLLVEPYFQTFIKKELADAAKTCEVLVSLAADSREHVDEIVNKAFAAGAVPSSDPQDHGFMYQWGFQDINGHIWEVFHMADPSSNQA; this is translated from the coding sequence ATGGCTTTTCAGGCGAAGAGTACATTTATTAACCTGCCGGTAAAAGATTTGCAGAAAACGATGGATTTCTTCGGAAAAATCGGATTTGAGTTCAACTTGCAATTTACGGACGACAAGGCTACCTGCATGATCATCAACGACACCACCTACGCCATGCTGCTCGTGGAGCCTTATTTCCAAACATTCATCAAAAAAGAGCTTGCCGATGCGGCGAAAACCTGCGAAGTGCTTGTTTCCCTGGCCGCCGACAGCCGCGAACACGTGGACGAAATCGTCAATAAAGCCTTTGCCGCCGGGGCAGTCCCGTCGAGTGATCCGCAGGATCACGGCTTTATGTACCAGTGGGGTTTTCAGGACATAAACGGGCATATATGGGAAGTTTTCCATATGGCCGATCCTTCGTCCAACCAAGCGTAA
- a CDS encoding glycosyltransferase: protein MKILFLITGFDYAGAESQVVLLCRDLRARGCEVRLVTMIPPVAYLDELRGLGVDVRSLNMKKGVPDPRAIFRLARIIREMRPDVVHSHLVHANLLARATRLFVRIPFLICSAHNINEGGRWRELLYRLSDPLGDLLTNVSREAVEQYIKRKIAPRRKIVLMENGIDLSRFAQDERECARIRAEMDICGSPKPFVWLAAGRFVPEKDYPAMLLAFAKVLQAYPHSRLWIAGIGPERPRAGQLAVKLGIEDRVRFLGIRTDIPALMNAADGYVLSSKWEGLPIVLLEAAASGLPIVATRVGGNAEAVQDGVSGYIVEPEAPDELAGAMERIMALAPEDREEMGERGRIHVAEHYEIGRVAAKWAELYGQAAGRSLAPAEAALGSGVGEG, encoded by the coding sequence ATGAAAATCCTGTTTCTTATCACCGGGTTTGACTATGCCGGCGCGGAAAGCCAGGTCGTCCTGCTGTGCCGGGATTTGCGGGCCAGAGGCTGCGAAGTCAGGCTCGTCACGATGATTCCGCCGGTCGCGTACCTTGACGAATTGCGCGGGCTTGGCGTGGACGTGCGCTCGCTGAACATGAAGAAAGGCGTCCCCGATCCCCGCGCCATTTTCCGCCTGGCGAGGATCATCCGGGAAATGCGGCCGGACGTCGTCCACAGCCATCTGGTCCACGCCAACCTGCTGGCCCGGGCCACCCGCTTGTTCGTGCGGATTCCGTTCTTGATTTGCTCCGCCCACAATATAAATGAGGGGGGAAGATGGCGGGAATTGCTGTACCGGCTCAGCGACCCGCTCGGCGATTTGCTGACGAACGTCAGCCGGGAAGCGGTCGAACAATATATTAAACGGAAAATCGCGCCCCGCCGCAAAATCGTTCTGATGGAAAACGGGATCGATCTTAGCCGGTTTGCACAGGATGAGCGGGAGTGCGCGCGGATACGCGCCGAGATGGACATCTGCGGCTCGCCGAAGCCGTTCGTTTGGCTGGCCGCCGGGCGTTTTGTCCCGGAGAAAGATTACCCGGCCATGCTGCTCGCCTTCGCGAAGGTGCTGCAGGCTTATCCGCACAGCCGCCTGTGGATCGCCGGAATCGGCCCGGAGCGGCCGCGCGCCGGACAATTGGCCGTGAAGCTGGGGATCGAAGACCGGGTGCGGTTTCTCGGCATTCGCACCGACATCCCCGCACTGATGAACGCGGCCGACGGTTACGTGCTTTCCTCCAAATGGGAAGGATTGCCCATCGTGCTGCTGGAGGCCGCCGCCAGCGGTCTGCCGATCGTCGCCACCCGCGTCGGCGGAAACGCGGAGGCCGTACAGGACGGTGTGAGCGGCTATATCGTTGAACCGGAGGCTCCCGATGAGCTCGCCGGAGCGATGGAGCGCATCATGGCCCTGGCCCCGGAAGACCGGGAGGAGATGGGCGAGCGCGGCCGGATCCATGTGGCGGAGCATTACGAGATCGGGCGCGTCGCGGCGAAATGGGCGGAGCTTTACGGCCAAGCCGCAGGGCGGAGCCTGGCGCCCGCGGAAGCGGCGCTCGGAAGCGGGGTGGGGGAAGGATGA